A genomic window from Algoriphagus sp. Y33 includes:
- a CDS encoding D-alanyl-D-alanine carboxypeptidase, translating into MHKISTLVLLTFLFSSTLFAQLSRNEFLKLESALGEGSFFSGHLSGFLLYDLDSQTVLYEKNSHQRFIPASTTKLFTLFSSLIVLNDSTQTLRYVAEGRTIKIWGTGDPSWKYKKFFQPDFREFLSPYDQVIFSDANMISPAFGYGWQWDDYYFNYSAERTSLPIYGNMVQVKKIGNAPTVFPPSFQESVFPTSRTIRELERDFHSNKFFYNPNNFRAKEEFIPFITSPELFTKLASNATGKTWIYQPDSLPTVHQEWRAAPLFPILKEMMLESDNFLAEQLMLMVSDRLFQRLDTERAIEYMLKTYLYDLPDKPQWVDGSGLSRHDLITPRTMVALFEKIYRMIPDQELFELLPTGGISGSLQNSYKAEQPYIFAKTGTMSNNHSLVGLIKGKSGRYYCFAFMNSNYPWKASEVRKEMEKVMVMVRDMI; encoded by the coding sequence ATGCATAAAATCAGTACTCTTGTACTCCTGACATTTCTTTTTTCTTCTACCCTTTTTGCCCAGCTAAGCCGAAACGAGTTTCTCAAATTGGAATCTGCCTTGGGTGAAGGCAGTTTTTTCAGTGGACACCTTTCGGGTTTTTTGCTATACGACTTGGATTCCCAGACCGTGCTTTATGAGAAAAATAGCCATCAGCGTTTTATCCCCGCCTCCACTACCAAGCTTTTCACGCTCTTCTCATCGTTAATAGTTCTGAATGACAGCACTCAGACTTTACGTTATGTCGCTGAAGGAAGAACAATTAAAATCTGGGGGACCGGTGATCCCAGCTGGAAATACAAAAAGTTTTTCCAGCCTGATTTCCGTGAATTTTTGAGCCCCTATGATCAGGTCATTTTTTCGGACGCGAATATGATTTCACCGGCATTTGGTTATGGCTGGCAGTGGGATGATTATTACTTCAATTATTCCGCCGAACGTACTTCTTTGCCTATCTATGGAAATATGGTTCAGGTGAAAAAAATAGGCAACGCTCCTACCGTTTTCCCTCCCAGCTTCCAAGAATCAGTATTCCCTACCAGTCGTACAATCCGTGAATTGGAGCGTGATTTTCACAGCAATAAATTCTTTTACAATCCCAACAACTTCAGGGCAAAGGAGGAATTTATCCCTTTTATCACCTCACCGGAGCTTTTTACCAAACTAGCCTCAAACGCAACAGGGAAAACCTGGATTTACCAGCCGGACAGTTTGCCAACAGTCCATCAAGAATGGCGTGCTGCTCCACTCTTCCCTATCTTAAAGGAAATGATGCTGGAAAGTGACAATTTTCTGGCAGAGCAACTTATGCTGATGGTCTCGGATCGGTTGTTTCAGCGACTGGATACCGAACGGGCCATTGAATACATGCTCAAAACATACTTGTATGATTTGCCGGATAAACCCCAATGGGTGGATGGAAGCGGCTTAAGCAGGCATGACTTGATCACCCCGCGCACTATGGTGGCGCTTTTCGAAAAAATCTACCGTATGATACCCGATCAGGAGCTCTTTGAACTTTTACCCACCGGCGGAATATCAGGATCCTTACAAAACAGTTACAAAGCAGAGCAGCCTTACATTTTTGCCAAGACTGGCACCATGAGCAACAATCACAGTCTAGTAGGGCTAATCAAGGGAAAAAGCGGCAGGTATTATTGCTTTGCCTTTATGAACTCCAATTACCCCTGGAAAGCTTCCGAGGTTAGAAAAGAAATGGAGAAAGTGATGGTTATGGTAAGGGATATGATTTGA
- a CDS encoding alpha/beta fold hydrolase, whose protein sequence is MKKSLLLFLLLFGFVSFSISQTSFETKVSGDGAPIILIPGLASSGDVWKETVAELSKTNACHVLTLPGFAGQPATNFNEGFLPKIKAEIAQYILQLDQPVILIGHSLGGFLSLQVANEHPELISKAIIVDSYPFYSAAMNPIATVEIMIPVAKQTKSMIENASGEDFETQQAASMPIMTATAGRIPQLVDWSVKSDRSTLGQAIYELMTTDYRPNLSSLKTSVLILGAWYSGKDYGMTAESVKANFEQQYRLAENVQIEMAPTAHHFIMWDNYEWFMSQIQNFIK, encoded by the coding sequence ATGAAAAAATCACTTCTTCTATTTTTACTTCTTTTCGGATTCGTCAGCTTCTCAATTTCTCAAACTTCATTTGAAACAAAAGTTTCCGGCGATGGCGCGCCAATTATTCTGATCCCTGGGCTGGCATCCTCGGGCGATGTCTGGAAAGAAACTGTCGCCGAGCTCAGCAAAACCAATGCATGCCATGTCCTGACGTTACCCGGCTTTGCCGGCCAACCTGCTACCAATTTCAACGAGGGATTCCTCCCCAAAATAAAAGCTGAAATCGCCCAATACATTCTGCAACTTGATCAACCAGTAATACTAATAGGCCATAGTCTAGGAGGGTTTTTATCCCTTCAGGTGGCAAATGAACATCCTGAACTGATCTCAAAGGCAATAATCGTAGACTCTTACCCTTTTTATTCCGCAGCGATGAATCCAATAGCCACAGTGGAAATAATGATCCCAGTTGCAAAGCAGACGAAGTCTATGATCGAAAATGCAAGTGGTGAAGATTTTGAAACACAGCAAGCGGCAAGTATGCCGATTATGACGGCTACTGCAGGGAGAATTCCACAGCTGGTGGATTGGTCTGTGAAAAGCGACAGAAGTACCTTAGGTCAAGCCATATACGAATTAATGACTACGGACTATAGACCAAATCTCAGTAGTCTTAAAACCTCCGTTCTGATTCTAGGAGCATGGTATTCCGGAAAAGATTACGGAATGACCGCTGAATCTGTCAAGGCTAATTTTGAGCAGCAATACCGATTAGCGGAAAATGTACAAATCGAAATGGCCCCTACCGCACATCACTTTATTATGTGGGACAATTATGAATGGTTTATGTCGCAAATCCAGAATTTCATCAAATGA
- a CDS encoding RNA polymerase sigma factor — protein MKESKELKFEQLYKFHKDKIFRLCLGFIKDRELAQDLFQEILIKIWKHLDSFRSDSDISTWIYRVAYNTAITFSAKEKNTSDQTDFPIGMDLAEPENTSQEQEVQLQQLYIAINSLSETERVIATLLLENTPYRKIAEVTGISENYVAVKVNRIKSSLTQTLNPNGK, from the coding sequence ATGAAGGAAAGTAAGGAGCTCAAGTTCGAACAACTTTATAAATTCCACAAAGACAAGATTTTTCGTCTTTGCTTGGGATTTATAAAGGATAGAGAGCTGGCTCAGGATCTTTTTCAAGAGATCTTGATCAAGATTTGGAAGCATCTGGACAGCTTTCGCAGTGACAGCGACATCAGCACCTGGATCTATAGAGTCGCTTATAACACCGCCATCACCTTTTCTGCAAAAGAAAAGAATACCTCAGATCAAACTGATTTTCCTATCGGAATGGATCTTGCCGAACCTGAAAATACAAGCCAGGAACAGGAAGTCCAACTTCAACAACTTTATATCGCCATCAACTCACTATCTGAAACAGAACGTGTCATTGCGACGCTACTATTAGAAAACACGCCGTACAGAAAAATCGCTGAGGTCACGGGCATCTCCGAAAACTATGTGGCGGTAAAAGTCAACCGCATCAAATCATCGCTCACCCAAACTCTCAATCCCAATGGAAAATAG